From a single Bradyrhizobium sediminis genomic region:
- a CDS encoding hydroxyacid dehydrogenase, with the protein MATNKKKILITESFSQSGRALLRERDDIDLVEFPNMISAGDFEAMLKEQAPVHGVALGATRFGEPELEASRDMKVVTRIGVGYDAVDVPALSRRKVPLMVAGTANSPSVAEQALFMMLTLAKRAVEMHSIVKDGKWASRLGMLPYDLFGKTVLIVGFGRIGTRTAKRCLAMEMDVLVYDPYKPAAEIKAAGCEPVADLDAALPRADFVSIHCPKNPETVGMFNAARLKRMKATAYLINTARGGIVDEPALYDALTSGKLAGAGLDVFEQEPPPSGHSLFELPNVIMAPHVAGVTREAVDRMSEQTARNILSALDGQPIRQNVINQDVLG; encoded by the coding sequence ATGGCGACGAACAAGAAGAAAATTCTCATCACTGAATCGTTTTCGCAATCGGGACGAGCTCTGCTACGGGAACGCGACGACATCGACCTCGTCGAATTCCCGAATATGATATCCGCCGGGGATTTCGAAGCCATGCTCAAGGAGCAGGCGCCGGTACATGGCGTGGCATTGGGCGCCACCCGGTTCGGCGAGCCGGAGCTCGAGGCCTCCAGGGACATGAAGGTGGTGACCCGGATCGGCGTCGGCTACGACGCCGTCGATGTTCCGGCGCTGAGCCGCCGCAAGGTGCCGCTGATGGTCGCCGGCACCGCGAATTCGCCGTCGGTCGCCGAACAGGCGTTGTTCATGATGCTGACGCTGGCCAAGCGCGCCGTCGAAATGCATTCCATCGTCAAGGACGGCAAATGGGCCAGCCGGCTCGGCATGCTGCCTTATGATCTGTTCGGCAAGACCGTGCTGATCGTGGGCTTCGGCCGCATCGGCACCCGCACCGCCAAGCGCTGCCTGGCCATGGAAATGGACGTGCTGGTCTACGATCCCTACAAGCCTGCCGCCGAAATCAAGGCGGCCGGCTGCGAGCCGGTCGCCGATCTCGATGCCGCGCTGCCGCGCGCCGATTTCGTCAGCATCCACTGCCCGAAGAACCCGGAAACGGTCGGGATGTTCAATGCGGCGCGGCTGAAACGGATGAAGGCGACCGCCTACCTGATCAACACCGCGCGCGGCGGTATCGTCGACGAGCCGGCGCTGTATGACGCGTTGACGTCCGGCAAGCTTGCGGGCGCCGGTCTCGACGTATTCGAGCAGGAGCCTCCGCCGTCAGGGCATTCGCTGTTCGAGCTTCCCAATGTCATCATGGCGCCGCACGTGGCGGGGGTGACGCGGGAAGCGGTCGACCGGATGAGCGAGCAGACTGCGCGCAATATCCTGAGCGCGCTCGACGGCCAGCCGATACGCCAGAACGTCATCAATCAGGATGTGCTCGGCTGA
- a CDS encoding ABC transporter ATP-binding protein encodes MADVTLRKVIKRYDEVEAVRGIDLDIADHEFVVLVGPSGCGKSTTLRMIAGLEDITDGDIMIGGDVVNDVPPKDRDIAMVFQNYALYPHMTVAENMSFGLRLKRYPKAEIKTRIDEAARMLDIVELVDRKPKQLSGGQRQRVAMGRAIVRNPKVFLFDEPLSNLDAKLRVQMRIEIKKVHQKVRTTTVYVTHDQVEAMTLADRVVVMNHGRIEQIGTPNELYHHPATRFVAGFIGSPAMNFVPCRIEDIAGKLHIRLTDRLAFPLPPARAARYQGVPRNEKLQLGLRPEHITEASAHAEPGVETFEAMLDVTEPMGMETLIYFTMEGAQICGRVNPNAGARDGAPLRLAVDLNNMHLLNEATGAVL; translated from the coding sequence ATGGCTGACGTCACGTTGCGCAAGGTTATCAAGCGTTATGACGAGGTCGAGGCGGTGCGCGGCATCGATCTCGACATCGCCGACCATGAGTTTGTCGTGCTGGTGGGGCCTTCGGGCTGCGGGAAATCGACCACGCTGCGGATGATCGCGGGGCTCGAGGACATCACCGACGGCGACATCATGATCGGCGGCGACGTCGTCAACGACGTGCCGCCGAAGGACCGCGACATCGCGATGGTGTTCCAGAATTACGCGCTCTATCCGCATATGACGGTCGCGGAGAACATGTCGTTCGGACTGCGCCTGAAGCGTTATCCGAAAGCCGAGATCAAGACGCGGATCGACGAGGCCGCCCGCATGCTGGATATCGTCGAATTGGTCGACCGCAAGCCGAAGCAATTGTCGGGCGGCCAGCGCCAGCGCGTCGCCATGGGCCGCGCCATCGTGCGCAACCCCAAGGTGTTCCTGTTCGACGAACCGCTGTCCAACCTCGACGCCAAGCTGCGGGTCCAGATGCGGATCGAGATCAAGAAGGTGCATCAGAAGGTACGCACCACGACGGTCTACGTCACCCACGACCAGGTCGAGGCGATGACGCTTGCCGACAGGGTGGTGGTCATGAACCACGGCCGCATCGAACAGATCGGGACGCCGAACGAGCTCTATCACCACCCGGCAACGCGTTTTGTCGCCGGGTTCATCGGCTCGCCGGCGATGAATTTCGTGCCCTGCCGCATCGAAGACATCGCCGGCAAGCTGCACATCCGCCTGACCGACCGCCTCGCCTTCCCGCTGCCGCCGGCTCGCGCGGCAAGGTATCAGGGCGTCCCGCGAAACGAGAAGCTGCAGCTCGGCTTGCGGCCCGAGCACATTACCGAAGCGAGCGCGCATGCCGAGCCCGGCGTCGAAACCTTCGAGGCCATGCTCGACGTCACCGAACCGATGGGCATGGAGACGCTGATCTATTTCACGATGGAAGGCGCGCAGATCTGCGGACGGGTCAATCCCAATGCCGGCGCGCGCGATGGCGCCCCGCTCCGATTGGCAGTGGACCTCAACAATATGCACCTGCTAAATGAGGCCACCGGCGCCGTGTTGTGA
- a CDS encoding amidase: protein MAFKEYGSYDATGLADLVRNKQVSPGELLDEAIARTAKVDPQINAVVVKHYDYAKRQIDKGLPDGPFTGVPFLLKDLDILEGTRTTFGASVFKDDVADHTGTLAQRFLAAGVTIFGKSASPEFGLMPTTESRLFGPTRNPWNLAHSSGGSSGGAAAAVAARILPVAHASDGGGSIRIPASASGVFGLKPTRARNPLGPDRGEGWGGFSCGHVVSISVRDSAAMMDAVHGAEPSSPYVAPPPARPFLEEAGRDPGRLRIAFTDKSPYGDAIDPEIAAATREIAALLAGLGHHVEERAPPLAADPAVVMSTIVAANTALNVRFAEQRFKRAMTADDFEVLTLASAHNAQKATATDYVAAQLGAFQISRALATFFESCDVFLCPTLCSPPLRIGELNTMSEDLSHIAPILRRYMPATAMFNMSGQPAMSVPLAWNAAGLPLGMMFSARFGDEGTLFRLAGQLEQARPWKDKLPPVCA from the coding sequence ATGGCTTTCAAGGAATACGGCAGCTATGACGCGACCGGTCTTGCCGATCTCGTCCGCAACAAGCAGGTCAGCCCCGGCGAATTGCTGGACGAGGCGATCGCCCGCACCGCCAAGGTCGATCCGCAGATCAACGCCGTCGTCGTCAAGCATTACGACTATGCGAAGCGGCAGATCGACAAGGGGCTTCCGGACGGGCCCTTCACCGGCGTGCCGTTTCTGCTGAAGGATCTGGATATCCTGGAGGGCACGCGGACGACCTTCGGCGCCAGCGTATTCAAGGACGATGTCGCCGATCATACCGGCACCCTCGCCCAGCGTTTCCTCGCCGCCGGCGTCACCATCTTTGGAAAGAGCGCCAGTCCCGAATTCGGATTGATGCCGACCACCGAGTCGCGCCTGTTTGGCCCCACCCGGAATCCGTGGAATTTGGCGCATTCCTCGGGCGGTTCGTCCGGCGGCGCCGCCGCTGCGGTTGCTGCGCGTATTCTTCCCGTCGCGCATGCCAGCGACGGCGGCGGCTCGATCCGCATTCCCGCTTCCGCCTCCGGCGTGTTCGGATTGAAACCGACCCGGGCGCGCAATCCGCTCGGGCCCGATCGCGGCGAAGGCTGGGGCGGATTTTCCTGCGGCCATGTGGTGAGCATCAGTGTCCGCGACAGCGCCGCAATGATGGACGCGGTCCACGGGGCTGAACCGTCGAGTCCCTATGTGGCGCCGCCGCCGGCGCGGCCATTCCTCGAGGAGGCCGGACGCGATCCCGGGCGGTTGCGCATCGCTTTCACCGACAAGTCGCCCTATGGTGACGCCATCGATCCGGAAATCGCCGCAGCCACCCGCGAGATCGCGGCGCTGCTCGCCGGCCTCGGCCATCACGTCGAGGAACGGGCGCCGCCACTCGCCGCCGATCCGGCGGTCGTGATGTCGACCATCGTGGCTGCCAACACCGCGCTGAACGTGCGGTTTGCCGAGCAGCGCTTCAAGCGCGCGATGACGGCAGATGATTTCGAGGTGCTGACGCTGGCGAGCGCCCACAACGCGCAAAAGGCGACCGCAACCGATTATGTGGCCGCGCAGCTGGGCGCGTTCCAGATTTCGCGGGCGCTGGCCACCTTCTTCGAGAGCTGCGATGTGTTCCTGTGTCCGACGCTGTGTTCGCCGCCGCTGCGGATCGGTGAACTGAACACCATGTCGGAGGATCTGTCGCACATCGCTCCGATCCTGCGGCGCTATATGCCGGCCACCGCGATGTTCAACATGTCCGGCCAGCCCGCGATGTCGGTGCCGCTGGCATGGAATGCGGCCGGATTGCCGCTCGGCATGATGTTCTCCGCCAGATTTGGCGACGAGGGAACTTTATTCCGTCTGGCGGGCCAACTCGAACAGGCGCGGCCCTGGAAGGACAAATTGCCGCCGGTATGCGCGTAA